A stretch of the Pseudomonas sp. ACM7 genome encodes the following:
- the trxB gene encoding thioredoxin-disulfide reductase produces MSEAKHSRLIILGSGPAGYSAAVYAARANLKPVVITGIQAGGQLTTTVEVDNWPGDVEGLTGPVLMERMQKHAERFHTEIVYDHIHTAKLQQRPFELIGDGGTYTCDALIIATGASAQYLGLPSEETFAGRGVSACATCDGFFYRNQVVAVVGGGNTAVEEALYLSNIAKEVHLIHRRDKLRSEKILQDKLFEKAANGNIRLHWNQNLDEVLGDASGVTGARLRDSHSGETRELPLAGVFIAIGHKPNTDLFEGQLKMRDGYLLVKGGSEGDATSTDIPGVFAAGDVADHVYRQAVTSAGAGCMAALDAEKYLDDIPVV; encoded by the coding sequence ATGAGCGAAGCGAAGCATTCCCGCCTGATCATTCTGGGTTCCGGCCCCGCCGGTTACAGCGCTGCCGTTTATGCCGCCCGCGCCAACCTCAAACCCGTTGTCATTACCGGAATACAGGCAGGTGGCCAGCTCACCACCACCGTCGAAGTCGACAACTGGCCCGGTGATGTCGAAGGTCTCACCGGACCGGTGCTGATGGAACGCATGCAAAAACACGCCGAGCGCTTTCATACAGAGATCGTCTACGACCACATCCACACCGCCAAGTTGCAACAGCGCCCGTTCGAACTTATCGGCGACGGCGGCACTTACACCTGTGACGCGCTGATTATCGCCACCGGCGCCTCGGCGCAATACCTGGGGCTGCCATCGGAAGAGACATTTGCCGGCAGAGGGGTTTCGGCTTGCGCGACGTGCGACGGTTTCTTCTACCGCAATCAGGTGGTCGCGGTCGTGGGCGGCGGCAATACGGCGGTTGAAGAAGCGCTGTACCTGTCGAACATCGCCAAGGAAGTTCACCTGATTCACCGGCGCGACAAGTTGCGCTCGGAGAAGATTCTTCAGGACAAGCTCTTCGAAAAAGCCGCCAACGGCAATATCCGCCTGCACTGGAACCAGAATCTGGATGAAGTGCTGGGTGATGCCAGCGGCGTGACCGGCGCCCGCCTGCGGGACAGCCATAGCGGCGAAACCAGAGAGTTGCCGCTGGCCGGTGTGTTTATCGCCATCGGCCATAAACCCAACACCGACCTGTTCGAAGGCCAGCTGAAAATGCGTGACGGCTATCTGCTGGTCAAGGGCGGCAGCGAAGGCGATGCTACCAGCACCGATATCCCGGGCGTGTTTGCCGCCGGTGACGTGGCCGATCACGTTTACCGCCAGGCCGTCACATCTGCCGGGGCCGGCTGCATGGCCGCGCTGGACGCCGAGAAGTATCTCGACGACATTCCAGTCGTTTGA